From Caretta caretta isolate rCarCar2 chromosome 9, rCarCar1.hap1, whole genome shotgun sequence, one genomic window encodes:
- the CLDN2 gene encoding claudin-2: MISVGLQLVGYILGGLGLLGTVITTLLPSWKKNSYIGSSIVTAVGFTRGLWMECAIQSTGVTQCDSYNSLLALPPDIQAAQALMVTSCAVSSLACIVSVMGMKCTIFAKGSSAKDRVAVTGGVIFIVGGVLCFIPVVWSTHVLLQDFYNPILPDSTKYEMGEALYLGIVSALLTLLGGCILSASCPPRESETTYHSAYQSKALVSPHPSISHTQKPKSEFNGYNLTGYV, translated from the coding sequence ATGATCTCAGTCGGGCTACAGCTTGTGGGCTACAtcctgggggggctggggttGCTGGGCACAGTGATCACCACGCTCCTACCCAGCTGGAAGAAAAACTCCTACATTGGCTCCAGCATCGTGACGGCGGTGGGCTTCACCCGGGGCCTTTGGATGGAATGTGCCATACAAAGCACCGGAGTCACCCAGTGCGATAGCTACAACTCCCTGCTGGCCCTGCCGCCCGACATCCAGGCAGCTCAGGCTTTGATGGTGACCTCCTGTGCCGTCTCCTCGCTGGCCTGTATCGTTTCCGTGATGGGGATGAAGTGTACCATCTTCGCTAAGGGCTCCTCTGCCAAGGACAGGGTAGCAGTGACAGGGGGTGTGATCTTCATCGTGGGGGGTGTGCTGTGCTTCATCCCCGTGGTGTGGAGCACCCACGTGCTGCTGCAAGATTTCTACAACCCGATCCTCCCAGACAGCACCAAGTATGAGATGGGGGAAGCGTTGTACCTGGGCATTGTCTCAGCCTTGCTAACCCTTCTTGGCGGTTGCATCCTCTCTGCATCCTGCCCGCCCCGGGAGTCTGAGACAACCTACCACAGCGCCTACCAATCCAAAGCCCTGGTGAGcccccatccatccatcagcCATACTCAAAAACCTAAGAGTGAGTTCAATGGCTACAACTTGACTGGGTACGTGTAG